The following DNA comes from Marinilactibacillus sp. Marseille-P9653.
CCGATCTGCGTTAAATTCTTGTAAAATTGTACCCAGGAGTCAACTGATGTTGGTTCAGGTAATGAAATTTGAACACCTTCTCCTAGTGAGCTTTTGAGGATTTCTGGTGTAAGTACCGCAATCAATGGACTTAATATTCCAAAAAATACGAATACCGTTAAAATCAATAATAGCTTCTTGGTTCTCCATGCTTCTAACCACTCTTTTTTTGTGAATATGATAATATCTCTCATTTGGTCACCTCCAAAAAGATTCTTTCTAGTGAAGGTTCTACTTTACGAAATAAAGCAGGAACAATACTCGATGTCTTACACTGCTCAAATAGTTGGCTCACTAACTCTGTGTAGTTTCCTGTATACGAAAGAAGATAGGCGTCCTTTTCTTTAAGATAGGACTGAACTTTTTGCTCTTCTATCAGCTGATCTAAAATTGTTACCAGCAAAGTCTCTGATTCTTGATCGACTTGAATCTCTATTTGAGGACTTGTATATTTGCTCTTCAATTCTCTTAGCGTCCCGTCCGCAACGATTTTGCTTTTATGTAGAATGCAGACTTGATCACAAATGCGTTCTACATCATCTAATATATGCGTTGAAAACAAAATGGTGATATCCCCTTTTAAAGAAGCAATCAAATCCAAGAACTCTCGCCTTCCACTTGGATCTAAAGCTGAAGTTGGTTCGTCACATATCAATAATTTCGGCTCATTCAGAAGTGCTTGTGCAGCCCCTAAGCGTTGCTTCATTCCTCTAGAATACGTTTTAATTTGTTTTTTATTGTCTTCAAGTCCTACCTTTTGGATCATCTCCTGTACCTTCACTGAGAGAAACTTCTTAGATATTCCTGTAATCTCACCGCAAAGCTTCAAGTACTCTCTCGCCGTCATAAATCCATAAAAATCTGGAACATCTGGAAGGTAACCAGTATAGTGGTTCGTTTTCGTATTGCCAAACGTTACCACTTCTCCATTTATTCTAATTTCCCCTTCAGTCAATTCTTCTAAGCCAAGGATTAATTTCATAGTCGTTGTTTTACCAGCACCATTCATTCCAATAAATCCATAAACACTTCCTTTTGGTATCGACAAATCAATTCCATCAAGTATCTTTTGATTACCAAAAGATTTTGTAACCTTTTCCAGTGTTAGAATAGACATAACTAGTCCTCCTTCCCAAATGCAAAATAAGCAATCGGTCCGACGATTTGAATCGCTGCTACCACAATAATCCAGAAGACTTTATTTCCAAAGCGAAACAGTTCTTGCTTCAAAACTTGAACCAGTGCAGTGATCATCAAAATAACTTGTAACAAGATAACAGGAACCAATAATATCCAATAATCAAACAGCCACGCCGGTATTTCAGTATTCATCTGACTCACTCCTTTTCATAATTATCTTGATTTGTTTTTCAATTTCTATCATCTCTTCGGTTATTCTGTAAGGATCAAACCCAGGATGAGTCAATATAAGATTTCCAATGTAGTCGATGACCTGATTCGAATTTTTTGGTGTGTGATCGCCTAGCGGTAAATTTTCTAGCCAGTCTTGAATTAAATCGAAGTAAGT
Coding sequences within:
- a CDS encoding PLDc N-terminal domain-containing protein, with the protein product MNTEIPAWLFDYWILLVPVILLQVILMITALVQVLKQELFRFGNKVFWIIVVAAIQIVGPIAYFAFGKED
- a CDS encoding ABC transporter ATP-binding protein — encoded protein: MSILTLEKVTKSFGNQKILDGIDLSIPKGSVYGFIGMNGAGKTTTMKLILGLEELTEGEIRINGEVVTFGNTKTNHYTGYLPDVPDFYGFMTAREYLKLCGEITGISKKFLSVKVQEMIQKVGLEDNKKQIKTYSRGMKQRLGAAQALLNEPKLLICDEPTSALDPSGRREFLDLIASLKGDITILFSTHILDDVERICDQVCILHKSKIVADGTLRELKSKYTSPQIEIQVDQESETLLVTILDQLIEEQKVQSYLKEKDAYLLSYTGNYTELVSQLFEQCKTSSIVPALFRKVEPSLERIFLEVTK